One Culicoidibacter larvae genomic window, CTGCCGCTCCGAAGCGACTTTCTTAGTGTATCATATCCCTACACCTACTGTCAATCACTTTTTATGCTTTTTGTGAATTATTTTTTCGCAATTGCACACAAAAAAGATTGCCTATTAATAATATAATTTATACGTCTGATTGTCAATGGTATTTCAAGGATTTCTCTAAATTAATTTATTTTTAAATTGTTTCCTATTATTTATACAATAAAAGCCAGCATTTCTGCTGGCTTTTATCATTTTCCCCCATTAAACAGCTACATCGGCTGCTTCATAGTGCTGGCGGATTCGCGAACGGATAGTAATCGCGGCAATGGCAGTAAATACACCTACCCGACCAACATACATTAGCAATATAAGAGTTATCTTCCCAACGATAGAAAACGAACCGGTAATTCCGGTACTGAGTCCAGTTGTCCCAATGGCGCTTGCGGCTTCAAAAATTAGTTCATGTAATGGGATGTGCGGATCACTGAATGATAGGATAACAATCCCTAGTACAAGTAACGATATATATATGACAAAATTCGAAGTTGCCTGCTTAACTCGTTCCGCCGGAATAACGCGATGGAAGAGCGTTGCCTCTTTCTGCCCTTTTAAGTGACTGATAACTGATCCATATACAGCACTTAGTGTAGGAATCTTTAAGGCGCCTGATGTTCCGGTCGGCGCGGTTCCGACAATCATTAATAAAGTCAGGATTAGCATCATTCCTAAAGATATTGGTGCCAAATCAACTGAATTGAATCCCGCTGTATTAATCGCATTGACGGTTTGGAAGAAGGTTATCATCAACCGCATACCTAATCCATAGTCAGCAATCTCAGGAATCCCGTTGCTGAATGTATTAATTAAGGTAGCGCCAACTACCAGTACAGTAAATACGGTGAGAATAATTTTAGTCGTAAATGTAAATTTACGACGACGGTGGCGAATAACCGAGAAGAAGTCCATGGCAACGATAAATCCAAGAGCACCGAGTATAGATATTATACTAATGATGATATTAGCAGGAACATTAGTCATATAACTAACAAAGTTATCCGGATATAAACTGAACCCAGCAGTGTCGAATGCAGAAACACTATGGAAGATTGCACTCCAAATTGGATTCGCCCGCGGGTCATTCCAGAAAACCGGGATTAAGAACAGCGCTCCGATAGCTTTAACACTAACTGCATATATAAAGATGTGACGAATCATGCGCAGAACATCCATATCGCGAGGAATTGAAAAAGTTTGCTTTAGAACATTTCTTTGCTCACGACTCAAACGTCCTTTAATTGATAAAGTAATGAATGCGCCGAAAGTCATATAACCAATACCGCCGGCAAAAATCATTGCCCAGACTACAAATTGACCAAAGAAAGTGAAGTTAGCAATTGAAACGCTTACGAGTCCGGTAGTCGATACTGCACTGGTAGCAATGAATAAACTATCAATATATGAAATCCCAATACCACCTTGATGGGCAAACGGCAGCATTAACAATAATGAACCAATAAAAATATAGGCAGCGTAGAAAAATAAAATCTTCTGTAATACTTTCATATTAACACTACTCCTTCTCCCCTACAAAAATGCTATACAATAGCTATATTATTATCTGAATTTACCAGAAAGTCAACAAAAAATCGTCCACCATCAATAACTTTACATTTTACATAAAAGCAGTTATCATTATCGGTAATTACATTATAAAAATTTTTCGAGGTGAAATCCATGTACAAACTTGCATTATTTGACATTGACGGTACATTAACAAAAGAAGATGGTACAATTGATTCTGCAGTTATTGCAGCAGTACAAAAAGCCGGGCAAAATGGCACTCGCATTATTCTTGCCAGCGGTCGACCAACATTCGGGATGCTGGATTTAGCAAAAACTTTTGCTCTAGATAAAAATGACGGCTATATAATCTCATATAATGGTTGCGCGCTGTACCACGTTCCAACGCAGAAATATATTATTGAGCATTTTATGGCTGAAGAAATTGTCAAACAACTGGCTCAGGCTGTTCGCCAACATCCTGAGGTAGCCCCCATATATTACGAAAACGAAAAAATCGTCACTACTGCCCGCAACCAATATGTTGACTTTGAAGCCGAAGTGAATGGTAGCGTTGCATATGATATCAATCACACACCTTTGCATACACCAAAAGTAATTTGGGCTGCCAAACCAAGTGCCCTTGATGCAATCGAAGCGCAAGTCCGTGCACAGTTCGGTGAACTGTGCACCATTGCCCGCTCATTGCCATGCTTCTTGGAATTCACTCCGCATGGCATCGACAAGGGATTTGCGATTGAAGAAGTTTGCAAACAGCTTGGTGTTGATATTGCTGACACATTTGCCTGTGGCGATGGCGGCAACGACAAAACCATGATTGAGCGTGCAGGCATCGGGGTTGCGATGGCTAACGGCCGCGACGATGTCAAGGCAGTTGCCGATTTCATTGCCCCGCCAAATTCTGAGAACGGTGTTATTGTCGCAATTGAAAAATATTTGTTGTAAAGAAAAAAGCCGACCCGAAAAGGGGGCGGCTTTTTTATATGTTTAATTCGCTGAGCAACAAGCTACTGAACTGCTCCAAGTACTGGTTGAGTTCAGCTTCATATTGCTGATACTGGGTGTAGAGCGGAATTTGCTCCAGTTCATTTTCAATCGCTTGCAGCTGTTGCTTGGCAGAAATGATTGCATCAGTTTTGCCTACTTGTTCAAGGTTTACCAGGTTTTTCTGGTGAGCCTTGTATTCTGCTAGCAGGTTTTGAATATGTTCGTTTTTAGCCATCAGTTCATAGGCTTTTATATAGTTAGAATATAGTTCGCCTTTTTTGATAGCTTCGATAGCTTCATTGACGGCAGCTTTTAATTCTTCATTCATGCTTCTACCAACTCACCTTGCATTGACCATGTTCTCGCTTCAGTTACCCGTACTTTGACGATTTTACCGATATAGCTATCATCACCGATAAAGTTGATGGCTTTACTTTGCGGTGTATAGCCAGCATAGGTGTTTTCTCCTTTTTGGCTACGGCCAACGACAAGAACGTCAAGTTCTTGTCCAATATAGCCTTGATTGTGCGCCAATGAATCAGCATTTACTTTTTGATTGAGTTCTTGAAGTCGTGCCTTCTTCACATCAAGCGGAATATTATCATTCATTCTAGCTGCCGGTGTTCCATCACGCGGCGAATACAAGAAGGTAAACGCACCGTCGAACTGACAATCGTTTACAAGCGCCATTGTTTCTTGGAATTGCTCGTCAGTTTCGTTTGGAAACCCAACAATAATGTCGGTTGTAATTGAAACGTTAGGAATTTGATTGCGTAGTTTACCATAAAGTTCACGATAAGATTCACCACTATATTGACGGCGCATCAATTTTAATATGTGATTGCTTCCCGCTTGAACCGGTAAATGCACATGCGGCATCAGGTTACCACCATTGCTGAGCACCTGAATCATTTCATCAGTAAATTGCCAAGGATGACTCGTTGAAAATCTTACTCGGGGAATATTGATTTTTTGCACGTCTGCAAGCAGACTTGCAAAAGTATAGCTTCCATCACCCAAGTCACTGCCATAGCTATTTACGTTCTGCCCCAATAAAGTTATCTCTTGATAGCCACGATCAGCAAGTTCCTGTACCTCAGCTAATACATCTTCCGGTAAACGACTGCGTTCTTTGCCGCGAGTGTACGGAATAATGCAGTAGGTACAGAATTTATCACAACCATAAGTAATGTTAATCCACCCACGAATATTGTCGTTACGAGTCTTCGGTAAGTTTTCAATAATATCGCCTTCTTTAGACCATACTTCAACAACCATTTCCTTACTCATGTAAGCATTATGCAAAATCTGTGGCAAGCGGTGAATATTATGGGTTCCGAAAATAATATCTACATGTTGATGTTTAGTCAAAATTCGATTAACTACCGCTTCCTCTTGCGACATACAGCCACAAACACCAAGAATAACTTCTGGATTATTTAGCTTTAGATGTTTAAGTTCACCAAGTTTACCAAATACTTTATCTTCCGCATTTTCGCGAACCGCGCAGGTATTCAGTAAAATAACATCCGCCTCATTAGTTTCATCAGTACGAGTGTAGCCCATTGCTTCAAGAATGCCGGCCATGACCTCCTCATCATGCTCATTCATCTGACAACCATATGTCCGAATATAAAATTTCTTATTATTGCCTGCTTGCAACATTTCTTCAGGAATAATGAACTCATCTTTTAATACTTGTACTTCACTGTGACGGCGCACCTTAGCATCTTTAAGTGATGGTGCTTGGAAGTATTTCTGCATATCTTTTGACGTTTTTTCACTCATCGAGTCTGGTCACCTCATTTATTCTTACTGCCTGAAATTTATCAGGCAATTGCGTCATTGATTGTATCAAAGCTACTGAGCAATTGCAATTTATTGCAATTACTCACAATTTATTGTTCGATGTGAATTGGAACTATTTCAATGGCTTTTTTACTCTCGTCATCGAAAGTGATAGCAACTGCATTAAGCTGCGTGACTCCTTCAGCAACACTAAACCCTTGCGGCAAGCCGGTAACGAAGCGGTGAATAATAATATCCCGATCAACGCCAATCACGCCGTCACGTGGTCCGGTCATACCAACATCAGTTTGATAGGCACACCCCTTAGGTAAAATCCGCGCATCTGCTGTCGGCACATGTGTATGGGTTCCAACTACTGCACTTGCCCGGCCATCAACATACCAGCCAAAAGCAATTTTTTCACTGGTTGCCTCTGCATGCAAATCAACAAATATATAGTCAACTTCATCTTTGATTTGTTCATATATAGCATCGAAGCAGGTAAACGGTGAACTTGCCGCGCCATTGACATCAACCATACCAAGCAGGTTGATAACTGCAATCCGACTTTTTCCTGCTTTCATCAAGCGATAGCCAACCCCAGGCCAAGCCGCAGGACCATTCGCCGGACGAACCAAGTTATTAGCCTCATCGATAAATGAAAAAATTGATCTGTTGTCCCATGTATGATTCCCCATTGTCATAACATCGGCACCCATATCTAAAATCGATTCATAAATTTTTTGATTAATGCCTTTACCATGAGCCGCATTCTCAGCATTAACAATAATAAAATCCGGTTGATATGCTGCACGCAGTTCCGGAAGTTTATCACTTAATATATCTCGACCGCTACTCGCATAGATGTCGCCAACAAATAAAATTTTCATAATGTCCCTCTTTCTACTATTGTGTTTACTATTGTACTGTATTTGACCTAAAAAAGAAAGTCCCGGTTGGCGGGACTTTCTTTACTTTTTCTTATAATAAATTGTTGATATAAGTTTGAGTTTCTGACTGATTCAATATGTCGTAGTGATTGCAGCCTTCAATTATTTGGTATGGGATATCACGTGCATCCAGCAATGATTCGGTATATTGCTGTTTAGCTAACTCATTAGCTGCAAATACAAATGTTACTTTTTGATTTGCCAATACTGTATCTAATGCCGCGGTTGCAGAAACGCGGAATCGTTCGGCAATCTGCATTTCTGCAACTGGGTGTTGTGCTACATAATGCATAAAGCTAGGATTGCTTTTATCAATGGTAATCGGTGTTTGCGGATTTTTTGCCAGTAACTCACTGGTGTCGGTGAGCTCCAAGCCTGGTCCGATGAGGATCAGCTGGCGGAGTTTTTGCTTGGCAGCAATGCTTAGCGCTACCAGGCTTCCGGCAGAATGTCCGATAATTGTTGTACTTTCATTTATACTTGTCAACAGTTGTTGGTATGTTGCCGCATTGCCAAGTTCCGCAAAGCTGTAAACTTGGTCAACATTATAATGCTGATATGCTTGATGTTGTTCACCGATGCCGGTTATTGCGATAATCATTTTTCATCATCCGCTTTCTTTCTGCGACGTAAGATTGTATTAGTTTTTTTCTTACGATTTTTTTGCTTGCCGTTAACGTTGGTGCTTCCTGTGTCTTCAATCGTGTTTTGCACATTCTCAATTGTTTCCGGGAAGTACAAACTACACTCTACACCATTTTCTACATTGGCAATTGTTGCCAGTCCATTGTGTAACTGCATGATTTTGCGAACAATGTACAAGCCGATGCCGGAACCGCCGGTGTAGCGGTTCCGTGATTTTTCTGCCCGATAAAATTGGTCGAAAACATGATTGATATCTTCAGCATCAATGTGGCTGCCCTCATTATATATACGGACAACGACCATTTGATCATTTTGCGTTACGGTAATTTTTACTTCGGCATGCTCTGGTGCATAAACAACTGCATTCATCATTACACTATGCAATGCCTGCTTAATGAGTACCATTTCACCATCTACTCGCCCATCATTCGTCTGAATATCAAGGTTCATTTTTAATTCTTTTTCATCAATAAAATGAGCAAATTCTTCTGGTAAACTTTCAATATACGGAATCAAACTAACAGCAATACGGTGATCAAGATTATCGATATCATCAAGATTAACCAAGCGAATCATATCTTGAATCAACTCCTCCATATGATCAGCAGTTTTTAAGGTTTCAACTAAATATTTGTCGCGGTCTGCATAGCGGCCAATATTGTGCAACATACCTTCAAGCTGACCTTTAATGACTGTTAGTGGTGTTTTTAAGTCGTGAGATAAGGTAGTAATAAATTCTCGGCGCTTTGCTTCATTGATTCTTTCTTTTTCAATATCATCTTTCAATTGATTATTCACTTCTTGTAATCCGGTCATTGCCCGTTGTAAGTTGCGTGAAAGTTCATTCAACATTTTTGAAAGCTCGCCAATTTCATCTTTGGAATTTACGGTCGAGACTTCCGAAAAATCTAAACGCGATAACTTTTGCGCTGTTCGATACAAACGAATTAATGGATCGGAAATAATTTTCGAATAAATAATTGAACTGATAATCGCAAAAATAAGGACTGAAATAATTATATATGGCAGGAATAGATACAATGCTTGGATCGACTCATCAATTGGTTGCAATGTTCCTAGAACATACAGTGTATACGTTTGACCATCAATTTTTATATTTTCGGCACGAAATTGCAGCTCCGCCGGATTGAGTTGTTCATCAGGATTAACAATAATTTTCCCTGGGAACCAAGAAAATAGTAGTTCTCCGGTTTGGTTATTTACCAATTGAACATTAGCATTATTTTTTTTAGCAAAGTCAGTTAATAGTAGTTCCGCTTCGCCAGTAGTACCATTATGCAATTGATGAGCAACTGTATCAGTATTTTCATAAAGCGTTGTTGCTTTGTAATCTTTATAAAAACCAGGCAGAAAGAAGAAGATCATTCCCATCCAAACGACGGCAGCACTAAAAAGTAACGCTAGCGTTACTATAAATACTTTTCTGGTTATGCCACGTTTGAATATATCAGTCATCTATCTTATAGCCAACTCCTTTTACGGTCTGAATATAATCTACTTGTAATTTCTTACGTAAATTTTTGATATGGGTATCAACAACCCGGGTGTCACCAAAGAAATCATAACCCCATATGCTATCAAGTAGTTGTTCACGAGAAAGCACTTTACCACGATGCTCAATAAGTGAGCAAAGCAGCTCAAACTCTTTAAGTGTCAATTGAATTTCCTTACCGTCAACAAATACACTGTGGCCATCAAGATCTATACGAATGTTCTTGAATCCTAAATCTTTAGTTTTATCTTTATAAGCTCGACGCAAGACTGCTTCTACCCGCTTAATAAAGATAGTAAATGAAAATGGTTTAGTGATATAATCATCGACTTCCAAATCAAAGCCGCGCACTTGATGATTCTCCTCACCAAGCGCAGTTAACATAATAACCGGAATTTCCGATTTACTTCTGATTAGCTGCACTAATTGATAGCCATCCATTTTGGGCATCATGATGTCAGTTATCACTAAATCGTAATTCTTTTCCTTAAACAGTTCCCAAGCTTCCATTCCATTGGCGGCACTGCTTACTTCATAATTTTGTGATGTTAAAAATTCAACAATCAGTTCTTGAACATTTTGTTCATCCTCAACAACCAGAATTTTATACATTGTCTCCACCTCAACTTTATTTATTATATCCTGCAGATGTGTTTTTCTTGTGTCGTTTTTATAATTGCTCTAAAAAACTTCGGCTTTTGATCAATAGCCCGCTGTATTGATCAAAAAGTGCACTATACAAAGCTTGAATCTCTGTAATAAATGACTCGTCAATATCCAGAGTTTCTAGTGTTGTCAAATTCACTCTATCAAAGGCTCGCAGAATCCGTAATGACATTGGATCCTGAATAATAAGCAACTCTCCGCGATAACATTTTCGACATAGCAGCCCACCTTCGTTCAGGGATAGTCCAACAATATCCTGAGTGCCACCACAGCGAACACAGCCGTCAAGCTTTGGTCGGATACCAACCAGCCCCAGCACTTCACGTTCTAAATAAATTCGCAGCAATTTAGGATTAATACCATTTTCAAGCAAAGTCAGTAATTGTTTTAACAATTGATAACTGTGTCCAACTGCTTCCTTCTCAGGAATAACCCGATCAAGCAACTCACAAAAGTAAGAAGCATATGCCATCATCATAATGTCTTCAGACAGTCGGCGATGATAATCATAAATCTCAGCATCATAAAGCAATGAAAGTCCTTCTTTATAATTGAAGGTAAAGCTGGCGTCGACAAACAACTTAGTTGCCGGATAAAGCTTACTGCGGCTTTTCTTTGAACCACGGGCAAACAAGCCTAACTTGCCGGCCGTGTCAGTTAAAATGGTAATAATTTCATGCGATTCACCATAATTAATCCGGCGAATAACAATACCATCAATTTGTTTTTGCATATAGCATCCCTACAATTCAAAATCATCGGTATTGTAACCAAACTCATGCAGGTAACGATCCTTATTGCGCCAATCTTTCTCAACTTTTACCCAAAGTTCAAGAGTCGTAGGCTTATCAAACATACGCCGCATATCGCGTTCAGCCTGTTGACGCACTTTTTTAATTAAACCGCCCTGTTTACCGATTAATATACCTTTTTGACTTTTTCTTTCAACGATAACCGAAGCAATAATATGAATGCTCTCCTCTGTTTCTTCCCAAGCATCAATAACTACTGCAACCGAATGTGGCACTTCTTCTTTAGTATGGTAAATAACTTTCTCACGAACATACTCGCGAGCGACAAACTGACGTGAAACATCAGTTAACTGCTCTTCTGGATATAAAGCCGGTCCCTCAGGCAAATACTGCTTAATTACTGTCAGTAACTCGGTTACATTATCACCGGTTTTAGCGGCAATCGGAATAATCTCACTAAAAGCACCCATTGCTTCAAGCTCGACCAAGCGTTCAATCATCTTTGACTTAGAAAATTTATCAATCTTATTTAAAACTGCAATAATTGGTGTCCCAAGTTGCTTCAAGCGTTCCAAAACAAACTCGTCACCTTTACCAAAACTTTCCTCACCATTAATCAGCATTAAAATAACATCAACACCCTCAAGTGCAACATAAGCTGAATCATTCATGTAATCCCCCAACTTATGTTTTGGTTTATGAATACCTGGTGTATCAACAAAAATAATTTGCGCATCATCATAATGAGCAATACCGCGAATCATATTTCGAGTCGTCTGTGCAGTATCACTGGTGATTGCCAGCTTATAGCCTATCAAATCATTCAACAGCGTCGATTTTCCAACATTTGGCCGGCCAACAATAGCAACAAAGCCTGATTTATACGTCATCACATTACCTCTTTTGCTTAAAATACTATATCTATTGTACTATATCTTGACCCGCCGGTCTACTTCGGGAAACTAAAAAAGCGCGCCGGCAAGCGGCGCACTTTTCTTTTTTTTACTTATTAATTGTTTCAGTAATATCTTCTCCATTAGTAGCAATTACTTTTTTGTACCAATAGAAACTATCTTTTTTCATACGACGTAAGTCTTTCATACTTTCTTCGTCGCGGTTTACATAAACAAAACCATACCGTTTTTGGTACCCATTCAACCAGCTTAATAAATCAGTGAATGACCAAGTACAATACCCAAGAACTCGCGCGCCATCAGCAATCGCATCATGAACCGCATCAACATGTTTGGCTAAATAATCAATCCGATAAGTATCATGAATTTGCTCATCAGCAGTTAAATCATCAAAAGCCCCAAGTCCATTTTCAGTAATCAAAATTGGTAAGTCATAACGACTGGTTAAACGGCGTAACGCAATGCGCAACCCTTGTGGATCAATTGTCCAGTCCCAGTCAGTTGTTTCCAAAAATTCATTTTTAACGGTACGATACATACCTGGAATTCCAGTTGACTTACTTGTTCCCTTTTTACCGGTAGTATTTTGACTTGATGCATCACCAGTGATACCATCAATCGGATTCCACTCATAAGTTGCCGTTTGATAATAATTAACACCGATGAAATCCGGTAAACCGGCAGCAAGAATAGCATCATCGCCTGGTTCAACAACCGGTGCCAAATCATTCTCTTCCATAAAGTTCCAAGCAATTCTAGGGTATTTCCCTTTACAATAAACATCCAGCCACCAGTAACTTTCAACTTCATTTGCATTTTCAAAAGCAATGATGTCTGCTGGCAATGCACTCTTCGGATATGCCGGTCCATAAGCAAAGCTTGGCCCGATTAATCCGTTTGGCACCATCTCATGGAAACTAGCAATTGCTTTCGCATTTGCTAAGTTAGCATGATGGTTCGCCTGC contains:
- a CDS encoding TrkH family potassium uptake protein, whose amino-acid sequence is MKVLQKILFFYAAYIFIGSLLLMLPFAHQGGIGISYIDSLFIATSAVSTTGLVSVSIANFTFFGQFVVWAMIFAGGIGYMTFGAFITLSIKGRLSREQRNVLKQTFSIPRDMDVLRMIRHIFIYAVSVKAIGALFLIPVFWNDPRANPIWSAIFHSVSAFDTAGFSLYPDNFVSYMTNVPANIIISIISILGALGFIVAMDFFSVIRHRRRKFTFTTKIILTVFTVLVVGATLINTFSNGIPEIADYGLGMRLMITFFQTVNAINTAGFNSVDLAPISLGMMLILTLLMIVGTAPTGTSGALKIPTLSAVYGSVISHLKGQKEATLFHRVIPAERVKQATSNFVIYISLLVLGIVILSFSDPHIPLHELIFEAASAIGTTGLSTGITGSFSIVGKITLILLMYVGRVGVFTAIAAITIRSRIRQHYEAADVAV
- a CDS encoding Cof-type HAD-IIB family hydrolase; this translates as MYKLALFDIDGTLTKEDGTIDSAVIAAVQKAGQNGTRIILASGRPTFGMLDLAKTFALDKNDGYIISYNGCALYHVPTQKYIIEHFMAEEIVKQLAQAVRQHPEVAPIYYENEKIVTTARNQYVDFEAEVNGSVAYDINHTPLHTPKVIWAAKPSALDAIEAQVRAQFGELCTIARSLPCFLEFTPHGIDKGFAIEEVCKQLGVDIADTFACGDGGNDKTMIERAGIGVAMANGRDDVKAVADFIAPPNSENGVIVAIEKYLL
- a CDS encoding YlbF family regulator, producing the protein MNEELKAAVNEAIEAIKKGELYSNYIKAYELMAKNEHIQNLLAEYKAHQKNLVNLEQVGKTDAIISAKQQLQAIENELEQIPLYTQYQQYEAELNQYLEQFSSLLLSELNI
- the miaB gene encoding tRNA (N6-isopentenyl adenosine(37)-C2)-methylthiotransferase MiaB; this encodes MSEKTSKDMQKYFQAPSLKDAKVRRHSEVQVLKDEFIIPEEMLQAGNNKKFYIRTYGCQMNEHDEEVMAGILEAMGYTRTDETNEADVILLNTCAVRENAEDKVFGKLGELKHLKLNNPEVILGVCGCMSQEEAVVNRILTKHQHVDIIFGTHNIHRLPQILHNAYMSKEMVVEVWSKEGDIIENLPKTRNDNIRGWINITYGCDKFCTYCIIPYTRGKERSRLPEDVLAEVQELADRGYQEITLLGQNVNSYGSDLGDGSYTFASLLADVQKINIPRVRFSTSHPWQFTDEMIQVLSNGGNLMPHVHLPVQAGSNHILKLMRRQYSGESYRELYGKLRNQIPNVSITTDIIVGFPNETDEQFQETMALVNDCQFDGAFTFLYSPRDGTPAARMNDNIPLDVKKARLQELNQKVNADSLAHNQGYIGQELDVLVVGRSQKGENTYAGYTPQSKAINFIGDDSYIGKIVKVRVTEARTWSMQGELVEA
- a CDS encoding TIGR00282 family metallophosphoesterase, producing MKILFVGDIYASSGRDILSDKLPELRAAYQPDFIIVNAENAAHGKGINQKIYESILDMGADVMTMGNHTWDNRSIFSFIDEANNLVRPANGPAAWPGVGYRLMKAGKSRIAVINLLGMVDVNGAASSPFTCFDAIYEQIKDEVDYIFVDLHAEATSEKIAFGWYVDGRASAVVGTHTHVPTADARILPKGCAYQTDVGMTGPRDGVIGVDRDIIIHRFVTGLPQGFSVAEGVTQLNAVAITFDDESKKAIEIVPIHIEQ
- a CDS encoding alpha/beta hydrolase, giving the protein MIIAITGIGEQHQAYQHYNVDQVYSFAELGNAATYQQLLTSINESTTIIGHSAGSLVALSIAAKQKLRQLILIGPGLELTDTSELLAKNPQTPITIDKSNPSFMHYVAQHPVAEMQIAERFRVSATAALDTVLANQKVTFVFAANELAKQQYTESLLDARDIPYQIIEGCNHYDILNQSETQTYINNLL
- a CDS encoding sensor histidine kinase, translating into MTDIFKRGITRKVFIVTLALLFSAAVVWMGMIFFFLPGFYKDYKATTLYENTDTVAHQLHNGTTGEAELLLTDFAKKNNANVQLVNNQTGELLFSWFPGKIIVNPDEQLNPAELQFRAENIKIDGQTYTLYVLGTLQPIDESIQALYLFLPYIIISVLIFAIISSIIYSKIISDPLIRLYRTAQKLSRLDFSEVSTVNSKDEIGELSKMLNELSRNLQRAMTGLQEVNNQLKDDIEKERINEAKRREFITTLSHDLKTPLTVIKGQLEGMLHNIGRYADRDKYLVETLKTADHMEELIQDMIRLVNLDDIDNLDHRIAVSLIPYIESLPEEFAHFIDEKELKMNLDIQTNDGRVDGEMVLIKQALHSVMMNAVVYAPEHAEVKITVTQNDQMVVVRIYNEGSHIDAEDINHVFDQFYRAEKSRNRYTGGSGIGLYIVRKIMQLHNGLATIANVENGVECSLYFPETIENVQNTIEDTGSTNVNGKQKNRKKKTNTILRRRKKADDEK
- a CDS encoding response regulator transcription factor, which gives rise to MYKILVVEDEQNVQELIVEFLTSQNYEVSSAANGMEAWELFKEKNYDLVITDIMMPKMDGYQLVQLIRSKSEIPVIMLTALGEENHQVRGFDLEVDDYITKPFSFTIFIKRVEAVLRRAYKDKTKDLGFKNIRIDLDGHSVFVDGKEIQLTLKEFELLCSLIEHRGKVLSREQLLDSIWGYDFFGDTRVVDTHIKNLRKKLQVDYIQTVKGVGYKIDD
- the recO gene encoding DNA repair protein RecO, coding for MQKQIDGIVIRRINYGESHEIITILTDTAGKLGLFARGSKKSRSKLYPATKLFVDASFTFNYKEGLSLLYDAEIYDYHRRLSEDIMMMAYASYFCELLDRVIPEKEAVGHSYQLLKQLLTLLENGINPKLLRIYLEREVLGLVGIRPKLDGCVRCGGTQDIVGLSLNEGGLLCRKCYRGELLIIQDPMSLRILRAFDRVNLTTLETLDIDESFITEIQALYSALFDQYSGLLIKSRSFLEQL
- the era gene encoding GTPase Era, whose product is MTYKSGFVAIVGRPNVGKSTLLNDLIGYKLAITSDTAQTTRNMIRGIAHYDDAQIIFVDTPGIHKPKHKLGDYMNDSAYVALEGVDVILMLINGEESFGKGDEFVLERLKQLGTPIIAVLNKIDKFSKSKMIERLVELEAMGAFSEIIPIAAKTGDNVTELLTVIKQYLPEGPALYPEEQLTDVSRQFVAREYVREKVIYHTKEEVPHSVAVVIDAWEETEESIHIIASVIVERKSQKGILIGKQGGLIKKVRQQAERDMRRMFDKPTTLELWVKVEKDWRNKDRYLHEFGYNTDDFEL
- a CDS encoding glycoside hydrolase family 1 protein, with the protein product MFHVKRKPFPQDFLWGSASAAYQVEGAWDLDGKGKSIWDEYVRIPGTTYKDTNGDVAVDHYHRYKEDVALMAEMGLKAYRFSIAWTRILPNGTGEVNQAGIQFYSDLIDELIAHNIEPLVTIYHWDLPQALQDKYAGWESRQIIDDFDNYCRVLYKHFGDRVKYWVSLNEQNVFIGLGYLAAVHPPKVSDRKRMMQANHHANLANAKAIASFHEMVPNGLIGPSFAYGPAYPKSALPADIIAFENANEVESYWWLDVYCKGKYPRIAWNFMEENDLAPVVEPGDDAILAAGLPDFIGVNYYQTATYEWNPIDGITGDASSQNTTGKKGTSKSTGIPGMYRTVKNEFLETTDWDWTIDPQGLRIALRRLTSRYDLPILITENGLGAFDDLTADEQIHDTYRIDYLAKHVDAVHDAIADGARVLGYCTWSFTDLLSWLNGYQKRYGFVYVNRDEESMKDLRRMKKDSFYWYKKVIATNGEDITETINK